GTGCCTGTTACCAGCTCCCACTACCCGGCACCAGTGACCTGTACCAGCTCCCAGTGCCTAGATCTAGTGCCCACTGTAGGCTCCCAGTGCTGTCTCGCAGTTCCTGGTACCAGCTCCCAGTACGCAGCACCAGTAACCAGTACCGGCTCCCAGCATGTTGCATTAAGAGGTGGAAATTCAGCGCTGTCAGCCCATGAGGGATGCACTGACAGGACGGTCACTCTTAGCCCAGTCGTGCCCAGTAACGCCTCACGGCTGGATCCAGTAATAGTGCGGTTTATTGCAGCAACAAAAGTACAGGTCTGTGTCAGATTGCTGGTGATAAAtgcactgtctgcaaagcatATGTGAGTCTAAAGCgctgaaacacaaaacacaaaataacgAGCTTGTTCTCTCGATTTCCCAGGGGATCAGTAGGTGTAACCAAGTGTTCGAGTCTCGCCCAAAGGCATCCCTTTGTGGGGGGGGAAGGTTCAGCCCTCAGACTGATCCCAGCAGGTGCGATGGGATCTTCCCTCACATCCCTCTCTCTTGGAGGCATTTTTATACTATTGTATGTTTAGGTGGAGCTTGGGTGGCTCAAGTGATAGAGACCTTCGTTATTGGTGGGTGTAGGAATTCCTTGCATTGATTTCAAGGTATAGactaagagaaattcagagcgcagctcagtgaggggtggttgtaCCTTGGAGGTGGGTAGCCTTGGGGTGGAGGTGTGtcttttagtattataatgagaTATAATGAGCAAAGCTCACCCCCGGGGCATGATGTGCAGGCACGGTTCCATGGTTCCATCCAGCCCCCGGATCTGCAGTGATTTGTGGATGAGCTTGGCCACAAAGCCTTTGTTtcactccctcctccagctATCTCCCCCAGAAGAGCACGCTGAGCCCCCGCAGCACTCTGCCCATCCAGAGCCCACTGCCCAGCACCAATGCCCGGTACCACCTCCCAGTGCCTGGCACCGGTGCCAGCACCCAGAAACAGTGTCCAGTGCCAGCTCCCGGTTTCTTGTACCAGTGCAGAGCACCAGCTCCCAGTGCCTGACACCAGTGACCATTGCCAGCTCCCAGTGTCCAGTGGCAGCTCCCAAGCTTGGCACCAACGACCAGTGCCCCGTGCCACCCCCCATTGCCCCGTGCCACCCCCCAGTGCCCAGAGCCATCTCCCACTGCCACCCCACAGCGCCCCGAGGCGTCTCCCAGTGCACCGTGCCCCACCagtgccccctcccctgctctcGCCCCCGCCCCTCCGGGCTCCCCCGGTGCCGCCGCCCGTTCCccgcggggcggagcggggcggagcggggccgccgccggACTACGCCGTCAGACCGGAGCATCGCCATGTGGCCATACGCGCTGCTCTTCctcgccctcctcctcctcctcttcctcctcctcctcgcccgGCTCCTGCGGGGCGCGGGCGCCCCCAGCCCCTTCGCCGCCGACGCccggcgcccgcccgccccgctcgTCACCGACAAGGCTGCCCGCAAGACGGTCCTCAAGGCAGGTACGGGGTCTGCCCCCTGCGCTCACCGGCAGCTTagtccccccttcccccccggtgggaccccccacccccgaccTCTGCCGGGGGCATCACCCCCACCCACGGCGGCAGCTCCACCCGGGGCAGCATGAACCCCCCAGGGTGGGGGCACCCACTGGCACAGCATCACACACTAGGGTGGCATCTGCCCCCTTGGCTGTGTCATTCCCCCGAGCGGCGTGTCCCCACTGTGCGGCATCACCCAGCCAGGCGGCATCGCCCCCCTGGGTGATATCCTCCCACGGTATAGTGCCACCCCCCTTGGTGACATCCCCCCGTGCTACGGCATCACCCCCCAGGTTGGTATTGCCCCCCCGAgcggccccctcccctccagcaaaggTTTTGGGGTCACCTGCCGGGTATCAGGCGCCCATTCGGGGGGTGCCACATCCGACCGCTGAGGAtgccacccccccgcccccccagttTTCTCGGCAGATAAAGTCCCCGAGAGGCTCGATGCCATCGTGGTGGGCAGCGGCATCGGGGGCCTGGCAGCTGCTGCGCTGCTGGCGAAggtgggcaggcgggtgctggTGCTGGAGCAGCACGGGAagctggggggctgctgccaCACCTTCAGCAAGAAGGGCTTCCAGTTCGACACCGGTACGGGCCATTTGGGGTCCCAAATTCACCCCTGGGTGATCGTGacggggggtggggtgaggggctgaGCCACAGGGTGAGGCCGCAGGGAgcggctgggggtggggggatgccTGTGGTGGGAACCGCACCCCTAACACCTGGAGTGGGCGTCCCCAGCACCCGCCCCGCCGTTATACAAGCACTTTTTCTGCATGAGTGACGTGATGCCGCACACCTTCCATTGCCCCAGAATCCTCCTGCTGAAGGATGAGGTGCTGCCGGTCACGCCCTGTTGTTGTAACGCCAAGCCCCTATAGAACTCCCCGTACCCAGCCCAGGCCCTGTAGAATTCCCTGTCCAGGGGATGTCACATCAGGGCACATCTCCCTCAGCGAACTCCTTCCAGCAAGACAAAGTCCAGGTCTGTACGTCCCTCGAGTTGCACGGGATTAATTATTTACAGCAACAGAGAGGGCAAAAAAATATCAATGGCTAATAAAAATCTCAAAAGCTGCTTAAAAACCTGCAGCGAGCACTTGGTTTCCCTTCAGCCTGGAGTGGTGGGGTGGATGTTTCccatcttttccctttcccctccacagggagctgctgagggggcagaggaaaaaaaggagggtgCTGTGCATCCCAGGGGTACAGGGTGGGgtgtgaaaaagggaaaaaaaaccctaaaataaatgaaaaatacattgtcCAGGTATCCACTATGTGGGGCAGATGGAGGAGGGCTCCATCATCCGCTTCATGTTGGACCAGCTGACGGAGGGGCAGCTGGAGTGGGCTCGGCTGCCAGCTGTCTACGATGCCGTGGTTTTGGGGGAGCCAGGCGGCGGCAGAACGTATCGCATCTATTCGGGGAAGAAGGAATATTTCCAAGGCTTGAAGGAGCAGTTTCCCAGGGAGGGGGCTGCTATTGATGAGTTTGAGCGGCTGGTGAAGGTAGATGGGAGCTTCGGCTTTGCtgcagggatgggatggggggtGGTTTTGGCTCTGGTCCCTCTCTGCGGGGTCATGTGAGGAGGGGAAATGCCCCCCCACCAAACACCCAGGTATCGGGCAACTGCAGAGAATAACGGTGTTGCACAACCCATCCCTGCCCGACCCCAAAAGCATTGGGAAACACATCCAAAAAATCTCCCTTTTCTGCCTCAAAACCTCAGTGTCGCACCCAGAGTTTTAAGCCCACTCCCCATGGATGCTTGTGGTCCCGTGGGATGCGCTGGGACCCCTGTGAGCCCAGACAGCCCCTCTGCCAAGTGCTGTGGGATGATGGTCTGGGTCCCGCCAGCTGGCGGAGTCATTGCAATCATCAAAACAGTGCTAAATTAGCATTAATTAACACATGCCTTGAAACCACTGCAAAGGTGGGAGGCCTCCGCTGCAGGggaggggttttttggggggcggATGCTCCCCTTGGCCACAGCTCCCTGGGATGTGGTGCTTAAGAGATGCTGTCGCCTCTCTGCCAGCCAAGTAGTaaatttaaggggaaaaagatGCTTTTGAGCATCTCTCGAGCCCACACCAGGGTTGGCTGCAGACCCCTGGCAGCGGATGCTCAGCGACAGCCTCCCCTCCCGCAGAGCGTCAGCGGCAGGACCGTGCTGTTGGGCTTCCTGAAAATGATCCCCCGGGCGCTGGCGACGCTGCTGTGCCGCTCGGGGCTGCTGCCGCGGCTCAGCCCCTTCTTCCAGCTGACATCGCGCAGCCTGAAGGAGGTGGTGGACAGTCTCACCACTGACCACGAGCTCAGGGCTGTCTTCAGCTACATCTTCCCCTCATACGGTAGGTAGCCAGGAGGCTCCGGGGCACCGTGAAGGTGAAGttaaaccctttaaaaaaaaaaaaaataacataagaaaacccttttttctttgccGCTTTGTTGTGGTTTACAGGTGAGGGATGCTGTGTGCATGGATGCTCTGCCAGCATCCTCACCCCAAGCCAGCGGCTGGTTGTCTCCGTGTTCCCATTGCTCGCCTTCATCTCTTTCCCTCCGCATCCTTCAGCTTCACGGTGTGGCAGCGTCACTCCTCTTACACAAGGGAACATCTGCCCACCCTTAACGTCGCGCTGGCACCCACCACTCCAGCCTCGCCATAACCTTTTCGCCCTGAGCCTTCCCCTTCCTTGGTCCCGTCCACCCGGGGGTTTGCTCAAGGCCCCAGGGATTCCCCtggctcagcagctgcagcccgAGTTGCAAAAGAGCCACAGGCTTTGCCACGGGGCCGCCCACGTCTGACACCCCCGCTGGTCCTCTGGGCACCAATGACCCATTGTGTCTCAGCCACATCCGTCCTTCCTTACAGCATAGCGTCCAGCTGAGGACAGGGCATTCCTCATCCTAAAGACTTCAGGATAAGCCACAAAAACCACGGTTCAACACAAACTCCCCTTACGCTGCCCCTTTTTTCAGGTGTGGTCCCCTCCAAGGCCAGCTTCTCCATGCACAGCATCCTGGTGAACCACTTCCTCCATGGCGCCTGGTACCCCAAAGGTGGGGCTGGAGAAATTGCCTTCCACATCATTCCCGTTATCCGGAAAGCAGGAGGCAACGTGCTGGGAAAGGCGCCGGTGCAGAGGATCCTGCTGGACTCTCAGGGCAAAGCCTGTGGTGAGCCTTGGCACGGGATGGGGCACATGCGGCTTCTCCCCACCACGGTGTTGCTTTTAACCGGACCCGTTCCTCCCCTCCTCGCCTTTTCCTTCCAGGTGTGAGCGTCAAGAAAGGCCAAGATTTGGTGAACATCTTCGCTCCCATTATCATTTCAGACGCTGGGGTCTTCAACACCTACGAACGGCTGCTGCCGGCGGAGGCGCAGGCGTTGCCTGGTAAAACACGGCAGCGCTGGGTTTCGTTGGGGTTGCGGCATTAACACCCCTCGCAGCCACAGCACGAAGCGGCTTCTTTATAATTATTTCTTAGACATCAGCAAAACCCTGTCATTCATGTTGTGGTATTCAAAACATGACCCCTGGCCATACATTTCTTTGTGCAGGGTTTTTAATCAAGCCTAAATTAAATTGCCGAAACTGGCCGTTCAGCTGGCAAAGCCCTGGCTTGCTGCTCGGTTTCCCCAAAACCCACGGCATAGTGCCCCAAAACCTGTGAAAGCTGGTGAAATATCCACTTAAAGTCGGGTTGCTGCCACAGAATCCTGCTGCTTTGGAAGGGGCACtgttgggtgggaagggggcaTGGCTGGGTGGGAGCTTTTTGGTCTACAACCATTCAACATTTGCAGAGTAGGACACATTTGAACCCAAGAAGGTcattaaaagcagcaaaagctcAAGCCAAGCATACCCTAAAGCATCCCCCACAGGAAATCGCAGTGCTACTGCCTTCCTTACGGCTTGCAGGAGTTGCCATCCCACCCTTTGGGCACACACGGGATGTTTTGAGATAAATCAGGTTTTTTGAGTCAACATGGGAGCAACATAGATATGAGTGGGGCTTCTTCTAGGAGAAACCACTTCTCCATAGCTGAGGATCCCAGAAGACGCtaattttccccttcttccctccctatCACAGCGATCCAGTCTCAGCTTCACATGGTGACGCACAGCGAAGCGGCTTTCACTGTCTTTGTAGGTCTTAATGGCTCAAGGGaagagctggggctggagcccaCCAACTACTTCATGTATGCAGAAGATAACCTGGATGAAATGTAGGTTTGGCTTCACCTTAGATGTGCTTCATTAAGTGTAAGGAGAGGAATTCCTGGGTGGTGACTCAGAAAACGCTCTTGGCAGAGCCTCGCTCCATGGAGATTTGCAGGTAGCAAGTATTCATGGAAAGGTTTGCATCAAAACCCACCTCAAACCCTTGTATCTCTCCGCAGAACGAATCGCTACCTGGCTTCTTCCAGGGAAGAAGCTGCCAAGAACATCCCTCTCCTGTTTGTCACCTGCCCGTCAGCCAAGGACCCCACCTGGGAAGCAAGGCACCCAGGTAAATGCCCAACCACCCACGCTTGGGAGTGGCTTGAAAACTCTTGCTGGGTTTTGGTTCGTTTGATGGTGGCAAACAAGGAGTTTCTCCTAAAATAGCCATGTTCAAAGCTGCTGAGCAGCTTGCTCACGGAAACTGGTCTTTGGGATAACTGGACGAAGGATATGGGACCACAAAGACCTGGGGACGTCCCAGGTGTTTGCATGGGGAGGATTGGGTTTGCGGCAGTGAAACGGTGGCGTGAGGGTGGGCAGAGGGACAACGGCCCCAACCTTGTCCTGCTGCAGGTAAATCCACGCTGGCCATCGTGACCTTCGCCAAATACGAGTGGTTTGAGGAGTGGAAGGACAAACAGGTCAATAAGCGGGGAGATGATTATGAGAGGTTGAAGACCACCTTTGTGGACACCATCATGCAGGTTGTCTTCAAGCTCTACCCTTGCATCGAGGACAGGGTGAGGAAACCTGGGGCGCATGGGTCCTCCAGCTAGGTCCTGCCTACCCAGCCCCATCCTGCAACTGTAGGAGCAGGGTCCAAGTCTGCTGGATGTGAGGTCCAGCACCAACCCATCACCACTGCCTCCTGACCATGGTGCATGGGGGATGTGATGGTCCTCCAGGACCATCCTGGGACCAAACTTGGCCAGAACCACCACCCAAGGGTCTAAAGGGAAACCTGTCCCAGCCCGAACCAGCTTTCTGGAGCACAATGAGACACCCCACACCATCACGCCTACCCCATGCAGACCATTTGTCCCCTTGTTCCCCTCCCCAGATCGAGTACATCGAGGGAGGGACGCCCCTCACCAACCAGCACTACCTCGGCAGCCCCAGGGGGGAGCTCTACGGCATCGACCACAGCATCGCCCGCCTCCAAGCTGAAACCATTGCCACCCTGAGGGCGCAGACGGCTGTCCCCAACCTCTACCTGACAGGTACCACAGCCACCATGTTCTCAGATGAGGGCACCTCTGGGGAAGCTGGAAGGTGGGGATAAAAACCCCCTTCAATCCTGCAATGAAATAAGAGGACAAGCTGCTGATGTGCCACGGGGTGATGCAAGAGTCACTGGAGCATGTTGAAGTGCATCTGTCCCGACAGCAACGAGCTGCGCCTCCTCTGGGATGTGgtctccctgcccagcaccaaCTGATTTCAGCTGGGCAGGATGAGGCCCTTTCCCtgctggggagagagaaggggtCAAGGAGGGAGGGGTTTTGTGGGTTCAGACCCCAGGGTtggcctgggggcagctggaAGGTGAGGAAAGTGGATGGTGGTTGGGGATGGCGGTGGTCAGTTGGGGGTGGGGAGCATGGCTGCTCATGGGTTCccaccacagctgctgccatCGCCGCCTCCTGCTCTCTTCCAGG
This genomic stretch from Phalacrocorax aristotelis chromosome 24, bGulAri2.1, whole genome shotgun sequence harbors:
- the RETSAT gene encoding all-trans-retinol 13,14-reductase isoform X2 translates to MWPYALLFLALLLLLFLLLLARLLRGAGAPSPFAADARRPPAPLVTDKAARKTVLKAVFSADKVPERLDAIVVGSGIGGLAAAALLAKVGRRVLVLEQHGKLGGCCHTFSKKGFQFDTGIHYVGQMEEGSIIRFMLDQLTEGQLEWARLPAVYDAVVLGEPGGGRTYRIYSGKKEYFQGLKEQFPREGAAIDEFERLVKSVSGRTVLLGFLKMIPRALATLLCRSGLLPRLSPFFQLTSRSLKEVVDSLTTDHELRAVFSYIFPSYGVVPSKASFSMHSILVNHFLHGAWYPKGGAGEIAFHIIPVIRKAGGNVLGKAPVQRILLDSQGKACGVSVKKGQDLVNIFAPIIISDAGVFNTYERLLPAEAQALPGLNGSREELGLEPTNYFMYAEDNLDEITNRYLASSREEAAKNIPLLFVTCPSAKDPTWEARHPGKSTLAIVTFAKYEWFEEWKDKQVNKRGDDYERLKTTFVDTIMQVVFKLYPCIEDRIEYIEGGTPLTNQHYLGSPRGELYGIDHSIARLQAETIATLRAQTAVPNLYLTGQDLCLGGFVGALQGAFICASAVLKRNLYVDVAWLQKRTQPTNVKKRD
- the RETSAT gene encoding all-trans-retinol 13,14-reductase isoform X1, with product MWPYALLFLALLLLLFLLLLARLLRGAGAPSPFAADARRPPAPLVTDKAARKTVLKAVFSADKVPERLDAIVVGSGIGGLAAAALLAKVGRRVLVLEQHGKLGGCCHTFSKKGFQFDTGIHYVGQMEEGSIIRFMLDQLTEGQLEWARLPAVYDAVVLGEPGGGRTYRIYSGKKEYFQGLKEQFPREGAAIDEFERLVKSVSGRTVLLGFLKMIPRALATLLCRSGLLPRLSPFFQLTSRSLKEVVDSLTTDHELRAVFSYIFPSYGVVPSKASFSMHSILVNHFLHGAWYPKGGAGEIAFHIIPVIRKAGGNVLGKAPVQRILLDSQGKACGVSVKKGQDLVNIFAPIIISDAGVFNTYERLLPAEAQALPAIQSQLHMVTHSEAAFTVFVGLNGSREELGLEPTNYFMYAEDNLDEITNRYLASSREEAAKNIPLLFVTCPSAKDPTWEARHPGKSTLAIVTFAKYEWFEEWKDKQVNKRGDDYERLKTTFVDTIMQVVFKLYPCIEDRIEYIEGGTPLTNQHYLGSPRGELYGIDHSIARLQAETIATLRAQTAVPNLYLTGQDLCLGGFVGALQGAFICASAVLKRNLYVDVAWLQKRTQPTNVKKRD